Proteins from a genomic interval of Lolium perenne isolate Kyuss_39 chromosome 1, Kyuss_2.0, whole genome shotgun sequence:
- the LOC139833413 gene encoding uncharacterized protein, whose amino-acid sequence MRFTYVLAGWEGSAHDASILADNLSRPDGLQIPEGKFYLEDAGYAYRPGILPPFRKTRYHLNEFFAKHRSLNARDLFNLRHSSLRVTIERVFAALKNRFKVLDQKPFHTFDIQVKLILACCILHNWILGWGEDEFFKEVVTFDKIETDHGVDAGDNDAWKVKRQEWENAMWEARGNTTI is encoded by the coding sequence ATGAGGTTCACCTACGTGCTTGCTGGGTGGGAGGGTTCAGCTCATGATGCGAGCATCCTGGCCGACAACTTGTCAAGGCCTGATGGGTTGCAAATCCCTGAGGGTAAGTTCTACCTTGAAGATGCTGGATATGCATACCGACCTGGAATTCTACCTCccttcaggaaaacaaggtaccACCTTAACGAGTTCTTTGCGAAGCACCGATCTCTGAATGCGAGAGATTTGTTCAATCTCAGACACTCAAGCCTTAGAGTCACCATTGAGAGGGTCTTTGCTGCATTGAAGAATAGGTTCAAGGTCCTTGACCAGAAACCGTTCCACACGTTTGACATTCAGGTAAAGTTGATCCTTGCTTGCTGCATTCTTCACAACTGGATCCTAGGTTGGGGCGAGGATGAGTTCTTCAAAGAGGTTGTCACTTTTGATAAAATAGAGACCGACCATGGCGTGGATGCAGGCGACAATGATGCCTGGAAGGTGAAGAGGCAAGAGTGGGAAAACGCAATGTGGGAAGCCAGAGGCAACACCACCATctga
- the LOC127315042 gene encoding probable serine/threonine-protein kinase PBL22 — MAAMSERKSELPCARRCHRAGGVGFMAEVLLLHCFVGTTARACCRLRRECYVPVALTTSRLKVQATYVPVDSENFPLCFPSYNISPWARHASYLHHLLQLTVPADSRMADVAAFAPSPPAPSPLAPGDVAADALLAPWPMPPWPAPLRHGDDRRPNPLFAILPLSALAIGLVLLVAVAVILVLTRRGRLRLVGAVVSVDGDKPGGAPASSCGSSARNSHNARCYPASGCMYGGRLGLAAAQPRSRGAQVFTYRELERATDGFGEANVLGRGAYGVVYRGRLGDGTPAAIKRLQLDLRRQGEREFRVEVDLLSRMHSPHLVGLLGYCADQSHRLLVFELMPNGTLKSHLHRPAAVATDSQEARSPAPPPALDWQTRLCIALDCARALEFLHEHTSPAVIHRDFNCSNVLLDHNYRARVSDFATAKVGSNKANGQVLTRVLGTTGYLAPEYASTGKLTTKSDVYSYGVVLLELLTGRVPVDTQRPPGQHVLVSWALPRLTNRERLVQMVDPALKGQFAVKDLIQVGAIAAMCVQTKAEYRPLMTDVVQSLIPIVKKSPVMSCSSTPARPLQHVVYMSPLQKQASVAGKAS; from the exons ATGGCCGCAATGAGTGAGCGGAAATCGGAGCTACCGTGCGCGCGCCGATGCCATCGAGCCGGTGGCGTCGGATTCATGGCAGAGGTGCTGTTACTACATTGCTTCGTCGGTACCACCGCGCGTGCATGTTGCAGGCTGCGCAGGGAATGCTACGTTCCAGTGGCTCTGACGACGAGTAGATTAAAAGTACAGGCAACCTACGTTCCAGTAGATTCAGAGAATTTCCCACTCTGCTTTCCCTCCTATAATATCTCCCCGTGGGCGCGCCACGCTTCCTatctccaccacctcctccagcTGACAGTACCGGCCGACTCGAGAATGGCAGACGTGGCAGCGTTCGCTCCCTCGCCGCCGGCCCCTTCGCCTCTGGCCCCGGGCGACGTCGCCGCCGACGCGCTGCTCGCGCCGTGGCCGATGCCCCCGTGGCCGGCGCCACTCCGGCACGGCGACGACCGTCGCCCGAACCCGCTGTTCGCCATCCTGCCGCTCTCGGCGCTGGCGATAGGGCTGGTGCTGCTCGTCGCCGTGGCGGTCATCCTCGTGCTTACCCGCCGCGGCCGGCTCAGGCTGGTGGGCGCCGTGGTCAGCGTCGACGGCGACAAGCCCGGCGGGGCGCCGGCCTCCAGCTGCGGCAGCAGCGCCCGGAACAGCCACAATGCCAGGTGCTACCCCGCCTCCG GGTGCATGTACGGCGGGAGGCTGGGGCTGGCGGCGGCGCAGCCGCGGAGCCGGGGCGCGCAGGTGTTCACGTACCGGGAGCTGGAGCGCGCCACGGACGGGTTCGGCGAGGCCAACGTGCTGGGCCGGGGCGCGTACGGCGTGGTCTACCGCGGCCGGCTCGGCGACGGCACCCCGGCCGCCATCAAGCGGCTGCAGCTCGACCTCCGGCGCCAGGGCGAGCGCGAGTTCCGCGTCGAG GTGGACCTCCTGAGCCGGATGCACTCGCCGCACCTAGTGGGGCTGCTGGGCTACTGCGCCGACCAGAGCCACCGGCTGCTGGTGTTCGAGCTCATGCCCAACGGCACCCTCAAGAGCCACCTGCACCGGCCCGCCGCTGTGGCCACGGACAGCCAGGAAGCGaggtcgccggcgccgccgccggcgctggACTGGCAGACGCGGCTGTGCATCGCGCTGGACTGCGCCCGCGCGCTGGAGTTCCTGCACGAGCACACCTCGCCGGCGGTGATCCACCGCGACTTCAACTGCAGCAACGTCCTGCTTGACCACAACTACCGCGCCCGGGTCTCCGACTTCGCCACCGCCAAGGTCGGCTCCAACAAGGCCAACGGCCAGGTGCTCACCCGCGTCCTCGGCACCACCGGCTACCTCGCGCCAGA GTATGCGTCGACGGGGAAGCTGACGACCAAGTCGGACGTGTACAGCTACGGGGTGGTGCTCCTCGAGCTGCTGACCGGCCGGGTGCCGGTGGACACGCAGCGGCCGCCGGGACAGCACGTCCTGGTTTCATGG GCTCTTCCACGGCTGACCAACCGCGAGAGGCTCGTGCAGATGGTAGACCCTGCTCTGAAAGGCCAGTTCGCCGTGAAAGATCTCATCCAG GTTGGGGCTATCGCGGCGATGTGCGTACAGACCAAGGCGGAGTACCGGCCGCTGATGACGGACGTGGTGCAGTCGCTGATCCCCATCGTCAAGAAGAGCCCCGTCATGTCCTGCTCCTCCACGCCGGCGAGGCCCCTACAACACGTTGTCTACATGAGCCCGCTGCAGAAGCAGGCATCAGTCGCTGGCAAGGCGTCCTAG